TTCTTCGCGGTGTCGAATATGCCAGCCAGAATCTTTTCGCTTTCGCCCGGATACGCAGATATCAGGTTTGCGGACTTGACGTAGTAGAAGTTCGCGTGTATCTCGTTGGCGAGCGCGCGCATCATCATTGTCTTGCCTGTGCCCGGCGGCCCGAAGAAGACTATGCCTTTTACCGGATTCACATTGTAGGCGCGCGATACGCCTCTCTGCTCTATCGGCCCTATCGCGGCCTCTTTGAGCTCCTTCTTAACCCTGTCGTAGTTGCCCACATCGTCGAATGTCTCAGTCACGTTGCCCTGCTCGAGGTCCTCGAACGCCTCGCCGAACTTCATCCTGACATCCTGCTTCTTGACGTCGAGGGCCTTGACTATATGGATGTTGTAGAGCTCCATGAACGCTACTGCAATTGGCGCGAGCACGAAGCTCGCGAACGGTATCACATACATGATGGCCTGGCCAGAATACAGCGCCAGGCCGAGGGCCGTTATCGGATATGCGAGCCCTATGAACGAGGCCTTGGTGCCCTTGTACTTCGACCTGCTTGTCACAGCCACAAGGTCTATCCCGAATGCCATTGCAACTGCAATTGCAAGCTGGAGCAAGTAGAGCATGCTGTTCGCTAGCGAGCTTATCAGGCCGAGGAACGTGTAGTCTATGCCGTCTATCACAGCGCTGCTCTTGAACAGCGCGTATGCGCTGCCGCTTGAAGAGGCGAGATTCTGCAAGGTGAGGCGCGGCAACTGAGGCGTGATGTATGCGAGCGACGGGTTGCCTAGCAAAGCAGAGTGCGCTGCGGCCGCATTGTAGATTACAAATGCATAGTTCTGCACTCCCAGCACCCCCGAGAGCGCAGCTATCCCGATGAACGCTATCACATAGACGATCGCCGCACGCCTGAAACCGACGACCAGCGGCGTAACGATAAGAAACGGTATGAAGAAGGTGTAGCCTGCGGGCGAGAAGGCGAGCGCCACGAGTATGTATGCGAACATCATTGTGCGGTAGTGCATGTAACCGTATACTAGCGCGACGGAGATGATGAACATGAATACGAGCGCCAGTGCTGGAACCGTATACATGAGCATCGGGAAGGTTATGGCCATCAGCGCGATTACTCCGATGAACGGTTTGTACAGCGCGATCGCAAACAGCGCCACTGCCAGCGCGGCCACAAGAGCATATGGATAATAGCCGAATGCATAAGTCGCGGCAAGAAATGCCGCGAGCGCCAGCGCAGCATCTATGAAATTAGAGTTAGTCGCGATCCTGAGCAGCTTGTCCTTGAGGGTATAGAAGCCTATGGGCAGAAGCTTGTGCCTCTCCTTGACAAGTCTCCTTACCCTCTCGCTCTTGACCGTAGACCGTTTAAGGTCCAACGCAGACATCGCGCACCCTCTCCCTAGCCAATAAATCTGTTGCGGCTTACATATCTCTTTAAGTTAATATTTAAATGTGCCGAGGGTTCCCCAGCGCACTAAAAGCATATTAAGGTTGTCGTGCAATTTTTATCCGGCCCGTTGTAGCTCAATGGCAGAGCGACCGGCTGTAGTTTGTTAGCTTCTTGCAAAACAAGAAGATACCGGTAGGTTGGGCGTTCAACTCGCCCCAACGGGACTGTTCCAAAGCAAAGTGGTTGTTAGATGGCAACGATTCAGAAAGGTGCGCAGAGCGCCCAATCAACGGCGCACGGATCCTCGACGGGATCAACGCAGGCATCGCCATATACCGCAAACAGGCCGAAGGCTGCATTCATACTGATGCTGATCGGCGGCATAATGATACTGCTGTACGCTGTGCTGATACTTCTTGGCGGCCTGGCGGCGGTATCCCTAGCAGGCAAGGTGACCGGC
The Candidatus Marsarchaeota archaeon genome window above contains:
- a CDS encoding AAA family ATPase, yielding MSALDLKRSTVKSERVRRLVKERHKLLPIGFYTLKDKLLRIATNSNFIDAALALAAFLAATYAFGYYPYALVAALAVALFAIALYKPFIGVIALMAITFPMLMYTVPALALVFMFIISVALVYGYMHYRTMMFAYILVALAFSPAGYTFFIPFLIVTPLVVGFRRAAIVYVIAFIGIAALSGVLGVQNYAFVIYNAAAAHSALLGNPSLAYITPQLPRLTLQNLASSSGSAYALFKSSAVIDGIDYTFLGLISSLANSMLYLLQLAIAVAMAFGIDLVAVTSRSKYKGTKASFIGLAYPITALGLALYSGQAIMYVIPFASFVLAPIAVAFMELYNIHIVKALDVKKQDVRMKFGEAFEDLEQGNVTETFDDVGNYDRVKKELKEAAIGPIEQRGVSRAYNVNPVKGIVFFGPPGTGKTMMMRALANEIHANFYYVKSANLISAYPGESEKILAGIFDTAKKNTPCVLFIDEIDTVCSSRLAETDDVHRHLLSQFLQEMDGFEKLDRVLIVGATNIPNALDSAVLRPGRFDRVIYMHLPDEKGRKAIFDIYLSKLPIAKDVNISKLAKATERYSGADIRGVCQNVAQEVAQRAAAEHRIIEIGMDDLEDAIRKTKASTSLAQVDEYNKFKLDFDRSRGVTSTGTDSDTGISFDDVIGLEDAKKAVVEAVQLPLMHPDLIAKYDIKNINGILLFGPPGTGKTMLMKAITHELRGITMLEINGATLQQGGMERAGATIKDIFYRAQENKPSIIFIDEIDDLVADRGGASEYAAQVTGEFLQEMDGIRKNVDVVVVGATNKPDALDPAILRPGRFDKLIFVRPPDAAHRAALFKAYLSKVPVEKDFPYARLGSETKGFTGADIASTCREAKTLVMERAMDSGADESVRMDDMLSIIHKMKPSAPDSVMSSYLAFYAKYGQR